The following are encoded together in the Microbacterium hatanonis genome:
- the infB gene encoding translation initiation factor IF-2, which translates to MAKPRVHEIASELGVDSKIALAKLKELGEFVKSPSSTIEPPVARKLRAALEADGSASAGASAPAAPAASPRPAAGRPGPARPAAPAATPGPARPTPAPAPAPTPAPAAPAAAPEVAAPSTPAPAAPAAPEASEASAPAPSSDTPGAPRPAPAGGAPQAPRPGGAPRPGNNPFASAQGMGQRPAGPRPGNNPFASAQGMGQRPSPTPGNIPRPQAPRPGAPRPGAPRPGGAGRPGGGGRPGAPFQQRPGGPGRPGGAGGGGFSRPGAPAGGGFAGRPGGGGGRGRGPGGGTAGAFGKGGGKSKQRKSRRAKRQEFEMRSAPVVGGVNVTKGNGEIIRMRRGASISDFADKIEALTGYTVQPGTLVTILFNLGEMATATESLDEATFEVLGGELGYNIQMVSPEDEDKELLEGFGLDLDAELEAESEDDLEIRPPVVTVMGHVDHGKTRLLDAIRQTNVVAGEAGGITQHIGAYQVWTEHEGIERAITFIDTPGHEAFTAMRARGAQVTDLAILVVAADDGIMPQTVEALNHAQAANVPIVVAVNKIDKPDSNPAKVRQQLTEYGLVAEEYGGDVMFVDVSARNNIGIQDLLDAVLLTADAGLDLTANPNKAARGVAIEAKLDKGRGSVATVLIQSGTLRVGDAIVAGTAYGRVRAMADENGEAVLEAWPSRPVQVQGLNSVPRAGDTFIVTEEDRLARQIAEKREAAERNAQLAKARKRISLEDFTRALEEGKVESLNLIIKGDVSGAVEALEESLLKIEVDDSVQLRIIHRGVGAITESDVNLATIDNAIIIGFNVRPDTKARERAAREGVDTRFYSVIYNAIDDVEQSLKGLLKPEFEEVQSGVAEIREVFRSSKVGNIAGVIVRSGTITRNAKARVIRDGVVLADGLAIESLRRFKDDVTEVRTDFEAGIGLGKFNDIQIGDEIETTEMVEKPRG; encoded by the coding sequence GTGGCAAAACCACGCGTACACGAGATCGCTTCCGAGCTCGGCGTCGACAGTAAGATCGCCCTCGCGAAGCTCAAGGAACTCGGCGAGTTCGTCAAGAGCCCGTCCTCGACGATCGAGCCCCCCGTGGCTCGCAAGCTCCGTGCGGCCCTCGAGGCCGACGGTTCCGCATCGGCGGGCGCATCGGCGCCGGCCGCCCCCGCGGCCTCGCCGCGACCCGCCGCCGGCCGGCCCGGCCCGGCCCGGCCCGCCGCACCTGCGGCCACGCCCGGCCCCGCGCGTCCGACTCCCGCACCCGCTCCCGCACCGACCCCGGCACCGGCAGCACCCGCCGCCGCCCCCGAGGTCGCCGCTCCCTCGACTCCGGCACCGGCAGCACCCGCCGCGCCCGAGGCGTCCGAAGCATCCGCCCCCGCTCCGTCGTCCGACACCCCTGGCGCCCCGCGCCCGGCTCCGGCAGGCGGCGCACCGCAGGCGCCCCGTCCCGGTGGTGCCCCGCGTCCGGGTAACAACCCGTTCGCATCGGCTCAGGGCATGGGCCAGCGTCCGGCCGGTCCGCGTCCGGGCAACAACCCGTTCGCGTCGGCTCAGGGCATGGGCCAGCGCCCGTCGCCGACCCCCGGCAACATCCCCCGCCCGCAGGCGCCGCGTCCCGGTGCCCCGCGCCCGGGCGCTCCGCGTCCCGGCGGTGCGGGTCGTCCCGGTGGCGGCGGTCGTCCCGGCGCTCCCTTCCAGCAGCGTCCCGGCGGTCCCGGTCGTCCCGGCGGTGCCGGTGGCGGCGGGTTCTCCCGTCCCGGCGCACCGGCGGGCGGCGGCTTCGCCGGTCGTCCCGGCGGTGGTGGCGGCCGTGGTCGCGGCCCCGGCGGCGGTACCGCGGGTGCCTTCGGCAAGGGTGGCGGCAAGTCCAAGCAGCGCAAGTCGCGTAGGGCGAAACGGCAGGAATTCGAGATGCGGTCGGCGCCGGTCGTCGGCGGCGTCAACGTCACCAAGGGCAACGGCGAGATCATCCGCATGCGTCGCGGCGCATCGATCTCCGACTTCGCCGACAAGATCGAGGCCCTGACCGGCTACACGGTCCAGCCCGGCACGCTCGTGACCATCCTGTTCAACCTGGGTGAGATGGCGACGGCGACCGAGTCGCTCGACGAGGCGACCTTCGAGGTCCTCGGCGGCGAGCTCGGCTACAACATCCAGATGGTCTCGCCCGAGGATGAGGACAAGGAGCTCCTCGAGGGCTTCGGTCTCGACCTCGACGCAGAACTCGAGGCCGAGAGCGAAGACGACCTCGAGATCCGGCCTCCGGTCGTGACCGTCATGGGCCACGTCGACCACGGTAAGACCCGACTGCTCGACGCCATCCGCCAGACCAACGTGGTCGCGGGCGAGGCCGGCGGCATCACGCAGCACATCGGTGCGTACCAGGTCTGGACCGAGCACGAGGGCATCGAGCGCGCCATCACCTTCATCGACACCCCGGGTCACGAGGCGTTCACCGCCATGCGTGCACGTGGTGCGCAGGTGACCGACCTCGCGATCCTCGTGGTCGCCGCCGACGACGGCATCATGCCCCAGACGGTGGAGGCGCTCAACCACGCCCAGGCGGCCAACGTGCCGATCGTGGTCGCGGTGAACAAGATCGACAAGCCCGACTCCAACCCGGCCAAGGTGCGTCAGCAGCTGACCGAGTACGGCCTCGTCGCCGAGGAGTACGGCGGAGACGTCATGTTCGTCGACGTGTCGGCGCGCAACAACATCGGCATCCAGGACCTCCTCGACGCCGTGCTGCTGACGGCCGACGCGGGCCTGGACCTCACGGCGAACCCGAACAAGGCCGCCCGTGGTGTCGCGATCGAAGCGAAGCTCGACAAGGGTCGCGGTTCGGTGGCCACCGTGCTCATCCAGTCCGGAACGCTGCGCGTCGGTGACGCGATCGTCGCCGGAACGGCGTACGGACGCGTCCGCGCCATGGCCGACGAGAACGGCGAGGCCGTGCTCGAGGCGTGGCCGTCGCGCCCCGTGCAGGTGCAGGGTCTGAACTCCGTGCCCCGCGCAGGCGACACGTTCATCGTCACCGAGGAAGACCGCCTGGCCCGTCAGATCGCTGAGAAGCGCGAAGCGGCCGAGCGCAACGCCCAGCTGGCCAAGGCCCGCAAGCGCATCTCGCTCGAGGACTTCACCCGCGCACTCGAAGAGGGCAAGGTCGAGTCGCTCAACCTCATCATCAAGGGCGACGTGTCGGGTGCCGTCGAGGCGCTCGAGGAATCGCTCCTCAAGATCGAGGTCGACGACAGCGTGCAGTTGCGCATCATCCACCGCGGCGTCGGAGCCATCACCGAGTCCGACGTGAACCTCGCGACGATCGACAACGCGATCATCATCGGGTTCAACGTGCGCCCCGACACCAAGGCCCGTGAGCGCGCCGCCCGCGAGGGTGTCGACACCCGGTTCTACTCCGTCATCTACAACGCGATCGACGACGTCGAGCAGTCGCTCAAGGGCCTGCTCAAGCCGGAGTTCGAAGAGGTGCAGTCGGGTGTCGCCGAGATCCGCGAGGTGTTCCGCTCCTCCAAGGTCGGCAACATCGCCGGTGTCATCGTGCGATCGGGAACGATCACGCGAAACGCCAAGGCTCGCGTCATCCGCGACGGTGTCGTGCTGGCCGACGGCCTCGCGATCGAGTCGCTGCGTCGCTTCAAGGACGACGTCACCGAAGTTCGTACGGACTTCGAGGCCGGTATCGGTCTCGGCAAGTTCAACGACATCCAGATCGGTGACGAGATCGAGACCACTGAGATGGTGGAGAAGCCGCGAGGCTGA